The stretch of DNA GTAATAGTTTGTTCCATTCCTTTTTTATGAATTAATGCTGTTATATTACAGACGTCTAGATACCGACATCAAATTTCACGATCCTCATTTGCTTTTATGTTTTTAGATAAATCTGAGCAATGtttagtaattttataatataatattatttaatgcATATTCATCTAagaataatttgttttttaagcaacgaagaaaaatatacaattctTGTACTAGTTCTTTTGAAAATCGAACATGttaattaagaatatttttaaacttttaattaaacgagaaaaatctttgtacatacaataatatttcaaaatgtgTCTTAATGATTTCACCATTGCACAAATTTTTGTTGGttaaatcaatgaaaattatttattttattcttttaaccTTCTATGCATGCCCAATTCATCTCTCTTTAAAAGCGTTTTTCATCCATGACTCGTGGaaattcctttctttttctgtaTCATCCATTAATTAATCACTACTTGGTTCATTAAATGTCTTCCATTTGTACAATTCACAATTCGTCttataataaaagtatcatCTTATTAGTTGTTTTAACAGTTTAAAATAGTTGAAATGCATTGAAATtatatcataaaaataatatgttagCGGTATTTCAGCTATATCCGGAATTAATGATTGTTTGCTACTTATACTGTACAAATGTATGACACGATCAGGACcggattaaaatttctaaggCCCGAGGGCTATCAAACCTTTAAGGGTGGTCTTCTCGGTTGGCTAACCTGGttcaaaaattgcaatttattctaaataaaagtaaataatatttaatcgaAGACGTATATTGGGGTTCCGTGCAAAGTGGGGCCCGCAGCTATAACTTCCCTTACACCTACCCTTAATCCGGTACTGGATGCGATTGCCAAAGATGCTTGTTAACCTTTTGAAgtacatttaattttgttttctaACGATATTAAATCCAAATATAAAGATACATTTTTTGGTTGATATTATCGATCTTCAAAAGAAGGGAAAGAAGCTGTCACCAATTCGATTTTTATTCGTTTTGGAATATTATGATATGGCGAAAAATTATTATGGCTGGAAATTTAACTTTCATGTACTTCAAAAGGTTAAGATACATGTTTACataacaaatttaaaattttattatatagtTAACGTTATGTAGATTTAcggaattaaaaattcttcagaTACACACGTATGATTACTCACAATCAGTTGGAATCAGTGAAACGACGATTAAATAAGTATTAGCAATGTATTTAGTACCTTATACGGTAATAGCGCAAACCAAACAACGTATTTTACTGTTTTTCTAGTTAACTAGTTAACTATAATTACCCAgttcaaatttcaaaacttcGAAATTTaagtttcaaagttttcgaaaTTACCAATCACAAAtcttaaatttcaaaactttaaaatttttattctacagtttcaaaattaaaattttttagttttaaaATGTATAGTTTCAAACTTCTTAAATCTAAATTTTAGGTTGCTGAATTTATAGTCCTAAaaatattaacccttgaacagtaGAGCTTGGGTCAATCGAGACCCAAacttaaaaaatgtatatatgtatacaaggacattaacctaaagttaaatgtataattttgaaacgagAGTGTTTCATATactggaagaataattttcagaggaagaatgtaaaatttaaaaatgaaaataatataaaaatacaaaattaaatgaaaattggagCCGTCTCCATGGTCTACCGTCCAAGGGTTAATAGTAAAATAAGAAGTGAGACTCTCTTCCCATAGAGATGCCTGCCATGCTCAGTactgtacatatgtatagaAATTGTGATAATATACAGATGCAAAcgtcaaataaaatattaatttcttttttattgtcATATAATCGCTTAcctaattattaacaatacgGCATTTGGTTCATGCTATTTGTGTATATTCATAGTAACTTTGAAATAAGATTCCACAAAAATCATATTATATACTTTACACGGCATTAATTTCGTAATACCATATAtccatttataaaataataaatgtaaaattctTGCAAATGTTGTGCGTTTGCAATCAGTTACCACTAAATTATGTATACCCcatatgtttttaaaaatctaATACTTTAAGTTAAGCGCATCATTATAACTTAgcatgaaaaaataatttttaagtgACAGAATGtactaattaaataaaaacgaCGAATCCATCCATAGGGATTTTCTTAGATCATAAACATCTAACTTTTATGCTTTGAAAGCTAAGTAACCATGATACataggaataaaaattgattaaaaaagaTTCAATTTGTAAAATTCATGATCAAGAGCGccatagaaaaatataaatcagcgatatatttataataatttagatcctttttttttacaaacaacACAACATATTAAGAACACCCGCCATAGCAATAATTATGTTAGCATTATTATCGATACAGAATCCAGTACGGTACTTAAATATATAATCTTACATGTCCCATTTTTAAAAGACtcatttaattagaaattagacttaatttgattaaaagtaatttaagataattattaatttatcaggcgtaagtaataaaattaaaaatattaaaataatagaaaaagacAGCATAGATAccgaatttataaaatttaaatacttttaataCACATAATATGACGTTTTATCATTGGAATAAGTTTCATAAATCAAggtaaaataaatgaaataaatagaaatttatgCACATAGGACTTTTCATGTTTCTTCCGTTAAATCAGGCATGTACACGAAATTGTCCAAGGAACATCCCGAGTACTCGCGGGCTACTTTGGGCGCTCGTGTCCATTTTACTACTTGCTATTCATACTCAGGTTAGATGAAGTACTTATACTGGGTTCAATACCGATTACTCTATAAAAGGTTCACCAATGTCCAGCAGGtgattgtaaatattttttagaaacGCTTGAATAACAAAGTCGCAATAACGCGGACTGAAATGACTCAGAAACAAACGTTCCAAAACGACAAATATAaagtatttatataaaatcaaCTTTCACATATTCGAATCTCAAATATTTCACAGCGATGATCGCTCGGTATTGAGCAACTTCTTCATTGTGTTTTACAATTGTAAACTTAATACTCCACCAAAGATACTCAAGACACCTTATACTTTTCTGGAGATATTTACACCATTTAGTTTCTCTAGTGgaaaattcaagaaatatGCAATATTATAagatttatattttgaaatcacagtttttccttttttcttttttttacttactttaaaaaataagtatAATAATACAAGTCTAAAGAGAATACAATTAACTATAGCTCCTTAtgtattgaattaaattacactTATAACTGTGTCAAAGTTATCTCTAATTTTaatagttaatttttttaatattctcttttatcttttgaaattttcaacacaAGTTGTTTGTTATTACTCTATATTAACGTGATACTGCAATTAAACATTAAAAGAACATTTAGTGTAAGTCTTagatatatagatatatattaTGTAGGCAATAATGATTTCagtattttagaaaattatatataaaaaaatcaaaaattcatacaaattatattttaaatacaaaaaagtaaaaagaagtTCGGCTGtcataattttattgaaatataaagtaaatattatgaaaaaaagaaaaaaaagctTAAACTGATGTATCTTTATTCGATCACTGTGACTTCGAACGTCTGATGTTAACACTAGGAACTAAGATTTTACATTTGTTTATACTGTCacatattaaaatagaatacttATGCATAGTATTATCGCTATAGAATAAAATCATGCAAACATATAatttaagaattatttttccaacCTTTGGTAGATCATTATGCAAAATCAGAAAATccatgaaataattttcttgcATATATGCTTTCAACGATTAGGCTCTGTTACTTCATTGAATAAAGGTGTCAATGAATCAACATCTTGCAATCCATCAAAATTACTAAGTGGGTCTAAATCGTTCGTTTCCGTATCAGTTTCTCCTAGAAAATTAGCTTCGAGTAAATCCACAACGTTCCTACACAAACTGATAGAAGTAGATTCATTTACAGATTCATTGTGTAAGTTTAAAGAGTTCAAAGTGGGACTTGAAAGTATCGGTTCGTTAGTCTCCTGATAAGTTTCTTGCGACTGAACTGTATGCAACGGTGTAGAAGGATATGATCTTGATCCATTACTATCTTCAGTATAAGATGGTGCGTATGCACACACTGACACAGGTAGCGGTGTATTAGGATAAGAACGCGACTGTATTATTTTCTGTAAGGTTCCACCTTCTGGAACATTCAGTACATTCGACGAATCCAGCATATCCTCTTCTGACAGGCTTAGATTTGAATTTGGTAGAGCACCCAACActattgaattattttctatcAGGCCTTCCTCTGTAGGTTGCTCTGGTAAAATCTCTAAACTTTGTGTCCCTTCTACgttcaaaatatttaatatattagtTATATTTTCAGATGTAATTTCCTTATCACTCATTAAGAAATGTTGATCGTCCGATATGAAATTTGGATCGACATCGTCGAGTAAGTACGCTGAAGTTCCTTCTGATTGACCTATCGATCCGAAATCGTTAAACTCGCTAGGTACTGGTGTAGGTGCTACAGAACTGCTTGTAGACGGATTAAAACTGTGACTTTGAAATGAAGGTAAACAGTGTTGTGTCGAGATAGGTGACATTAATGCAGGATTAACCATCCTGTGTAATGGAACTGATTGTGATCTATAAAGTTCATTGGAAAACTGTTTATTGTTATGAAATAATTCGCTAATTTCTTGATCAGGTTGGCTTTTCCggtaaacattttttatttcctgcAAATTTTCTTGACTTGGATAGTTAATAAGTAATTGTTTCTGTGGTGCTAGATCAGAAGATAAAAATGCAGCGCACTGTGATCCTTGTCCTTCTTTTTTTGGTATAACAGAAATTTGCATGGTACCACTATCAACCTGTACTTCCGACGATTTTGTAGAAATCAACGGTAATTGTGGCGTAGACGATGTTTGCCTAATTATATCCGGACCACTGGTGGGAACAACGAAGGTATCGTTTTTATTAGTATAAGGCATGCTACAGGATATCGAACGCGACAACGATTTATGAGCACGCACTCTGAAACTACTCGTTTGCAAATTACTTCTGGAACGTGGTACTGGTGTATTCCGAGGTGAAACAAACGGACTGGCGTTTGCTGAATTTGATTTAGAAGCGCGGCCATTAATGGGTGAATGCGGACCAGGCGATATTGgtgtgaaattaaatattcgaCGACGAGTGTTTGGACTTTGCGGAACTCTATTAGTAATGACATTTGAATCTTGCACATGTTCTACAACGTTCGTTTCAAAACTGACCCTACGCTTCgtattattttgatttgaatGATTCAGCAATGTtggtaatattaaattatgctTTTGAGTTATCTCACGTTTGTCTACGTTTTGCCTAATAATAGCAGCAGGTAATACATCACTGGATGCGTGTACAGTTCCTGCTTTTAAATTTTGTTCTAAAATTAATCTTACTTGTGAAACTTTATCAGATCTTGATACTTGTTCATCGATAGTGATAGCATTAGCTTCTACATCAGAACTCGATGAATTACTTTGTTGAAAATACTGTAATAATTCTTCTTCCTGCTCCTGGGAATTGTTACCTCCGTTTAAATAATCGTCCAAAGCATCCGATTCGATCGAGCCAAGTTTCTCGGTTTTATCAACGTTTTCTTGCAATAATCGAATCTGATCTTTCGTTAAAACTGTAGAATCTTCGGTTGTGTTTAAACTACGATCAAAACTGCTAGGATAATTGTTTACTTTAATGCAACTTTTGGAACATGTTGACGATTCGATATCACAGTTTTTAGTAGGCTGATTGTCGACAGCCTCATTTCCTTTGCACTTGGTAGATTTCAAATTACTACCTAGTATCACCGATATTTTTCCAGGACGTTGTATAGATGTAAGTTTAGGCAACAACATATTGGAATGCTCTACATTCTCTTGTATCAACTGTTCTGTAagttttgtttgtttttcaGGGCTTGTCTCTGATGATTGATTCAATACAACTGGATTGGCACGCTTTCTGGAATTTTTGGATTTGATATCACGCTGTGTATTCGTACAGTTGGTCGTCATTATACTAGGATTGCTATTCTGTATGTCTTCGATCGATTGTACCACTATATTATCACAGTTGGATTCCAAGGAGATGTTAGATGGCTGACTATTAgctttaacaatttttttctgcCTATTTGTTACTACAGCAGATAAACTTATTTTAGTTAATGCATTTTGCCCACTTGATGGATTTGTACCTTGAGATGACTGAATGAATTTTAGTTTCTTATTTCCTTTAGATACCCCCATTTTATTATCAACAGTCTTCTCTTTGTTCTGATTCTGAAATATTATCACACTTATAATCAATAcatataaaatcattttaataattaataaaatattccttttttatttaaatatattatgtTTTTGAAACATGATTTTCTACCTGTATAATAGTATCAAGATGACGATGCTTTTGATCCCTTATATGTTCTCGCTGCTGTAATTTTCGTTGCAATTGTAATTGTGCTTCTCTGAGTTTTCCAGATTTCCCACTTATGGGTGTTATATGCAAATCTGTACTCGATTCTGTACAGAAAACatcgtttttaatttatatataaatatatgtgtagtgtatatatatatatatatatatacattaagTACATGAAAATCAACAAACCTTTATTTGTCGATGAATTAGAATTTCCTGAACCACATAATATACATACAGCAGAAAGAGATCGAGTATCAACACAAAGATTATCAACGAGATGACGTGCTAAGGCACTCaaagttggaaattttaaGCCCAACAGGTTTTCTGCCCATTCTCTGATCAGCGTAGAAGCAGCTCCTAACATTTCTTCAGTAATATTTTCATCTACTTCATCACCCTAAAAAATTGAATGGTTTAAAGTGCAAGTAATTAACATCCATAAAGGTAAGTGTTCCAAATTATATGATTTTTCAAACATATTGTAAACTTAACTACTTTCAATTccaatataaaatatacatatgaattgaataaatctttttcaatcataaaataatttacaagtTGTAGAAACgagttatttaaaatattttaattatagtcTTATATCTCACAATTTGAGTGCCTGATATATCAGGCAATGTTGGAGGATCCAACTTCACTCTTTTACGCATTCCAGCATAACAATAACGTGAATTGCCTCGGGTGCCCAATCTGCGTGGTCGAACTCTGGGATATACTTGTTTCATAACTTTTCCAAAATCAGCAGTTGATAAAGGTTTCATAGAATTTCGTGTACAATACATACTGTAAGTAAATtgaacaaatttaaaaaaataattccttctataatttattgttaacgATGTATATAAATCCTGAAGGAAAATTTACTGTATTATAACACATCGATACTACATAGTTTATCAAGAATTCACATAATGATTATTTAAACAGACTGAATCCAAAATGCTTACTTATATTCTTCGTAAACTTCTTGTTTTGGTAATGAAACATCTGGATCTTCTTCCAAATGCGTTTTAATCCACATGATAGTTTGATGAATTTCATAACGGTTTCCTAGCGGATTCAATGGTTGTCTTAAAGGATCAACAGTTGCCCCGCTATTGGTCAATGATAATGGAAGTTTCAGGTACAAcaacaatttttcttctattttcagTTGTTCAATTTGTGAAAAAATTTCTTGAATATGTGTTTTTGATTCTTCACTGCgcacaaaaattaataaaggTATTATCATCaataatcttttatttattttcattaaagtaataaaacaaaaatattttacaattttctttttattgaaaaacacaacaaaatcataaaaatatatcataACACATTTAATATAAATCTATATACAGAATGTTCTAACAAATTTTACAATAGTATCAGCAAATATATTTTCCTTGTTTTTAGTATTACAAATGTTTTGTGTCTAAGAACTGTACTATGTAgtagaaattataatataataataacgatgaagaaaaattagaaacgTATTCATTTTTTGCAATATAtttgttttcaattaaatttatttttaattcataggAAGAATAATTGTTCTCCAATCATTTATACTTTTctttattagaataattattattgtctCAAACATTTATCATATAGTCTGAAAcctttaaaatttgtttcaatttaatttctgctattataaaatgtatgaatatcaaagtattcttttttttaatgcaaAAAGGATTTTAGTATTTGTATCCGCTTTTAGTTTatgttttatacaaaaattattcaaattactaccatatacatataacacttcttgtatttaatatactttttatatATCTTCACAAAAATTAACCTGCAAACTATGAAGTATCAAATGTTTGACTTTTTCTCTTAATATTCATTATAAACTGtttgaaaaaagtaaaaaacaagaaaaatattttaattgttgattctatataaaaacatttttttattcttcaaatatattttcatttaataaattaatactttTAAAGAAGCATACAATATGTactattttgtattttttccttctcttctcaTTTTCCACGATAAATTTTCCAAAGTTAAatgttcatttcatttcaagatattaatcatttataaaataatatcatgAAAGTTTTATCTTGATATAATGTTACTTCTTTAATAAATAAGACaacaattttgtaatatacatcatACTAGTATAAGTtctttgaaaagaaatttatttctttgtaatgaaatattagtttctcttttttcaaaCGGGGACAGGTGTGTGGAGGGGAGATGGTGATAGCGCGCGCGTTtgagagagcgagagagagaaaaagatatTACATTAACCTGATGCTATCCTCGATTAGGAGCCGAATTTTGTCGCACTTGGTTGTTCCATGATTTGTTAAGGCCGTGAACTTGGCCGCGATAATATCTTGAAGTAGGTCGTCGTCGTGGAAGCCGTTTGAAAATTTGCCGGTAGCCAGCCGCTGATTTGACTGTAACTGTTTGTTATTGTCATTAATACCGGCATTATTACTACCTTCACCATTCTCAGGAGAAACGTCAGTTCGTTCCTTCTTGATTCGTTTACCGTCGAACGCGCTTTCGTCGACATTAAGCTCGATTCTCGCGGGTGACTTGCTAACGCAGGGCTTCGTTCGATCATGGTTATCAGTATTCATTGTACCCCGTCACCGGAGACGCTTTTATAATTATGTGTGTAAAAATTTATCACCACCCGCTGGACGCGAGCACCCTACCATTTTGTCAAAGACAGCTGGACTATTTGTTAGCATTGCACTCCCAGTGATTGCACATAAGCGCCATTTGAGACCCTCCACTCGCGCGGACTGACAAGTCGCCGAAGTGCATACAGTATGAAAATAACCGGAAATTTGTCATACCGCTCTTATGCACAGCATTTTGCCCGTGATTAGTGGCATAAACAATTTCAACGGAACGAACTTATGCGCAGCCCATCATGAATTTCAAATCGAGGATTAGTGGACGGTCTACCACACAACGAAAACTTCAGCACTTTGCGCGTTCTTCAATTACCATAGATTGTGTTTTATATTAAGAGTATATCGCTTCAGTTTCTTTCATATCAGGTCGCGTTCTCACTGAATTCACCATTtcatttaacaataaaaacaactaTCATTGATAAACTTTgttctcaatttttaatccTTAAACTGTATAATTATATTtggtatatttttatacaactcttaaaagttattgaaaattcagttaaataataatagcattatttaatgattataagaattttatgaattatttttaaatatgtcgTATTTCTTATTGGGCATTTTCATTCTATGTACATAtgcatatattatatatataattatttgtttaaatacatatttatttgtatgtatgtatgtatgtatattcgttaaatatattcaataaTGTGATTGGTTAATATTAACAGTTGAATAGCTACAAAcggtctgtgtataatatacatatacatagtatatatatatattttttttttatttatacaaaatatgtattttcattattatataatcgcgaacataaaaaaattatttcatattaaaaaagCACATATaaagttttacaatatataaacaagaataatattgttttatatatatatatacaggaTGTCCCAGTATTGATGGTACAAATATGAAGGGGATTATGTATACATGAGAAAATTAGtcgaaaatatgaaatacaattttttcatttgaagctttgtttttgaaaaaaatcaacTGTGAATCTTCTTCGAGTACCTAACTATATCGTGATTGATCGAATTTCTATGCAAATCATATTTCATAGGTTTATTGGTAATAATAAAGCATGTAATTTTGAAGATTTACtttataaatgtaaaaattgttgaaaatgttGGCCACCGTACTGCATATATATACAACTGTACTTTCCGAATTATACTATATTAAACGATACTGATTTTCTCGAAAACAAGACCTCcaagtaaaaaatttattccatattttcgaCTCATTTTTTCATGTGGAATCACCCTCATCATGGTTGTATCATCAATACTGGGACACcttacatacatacatgtagTACTGCTTTATTTTGTACCAAATCATATTTAATTACTCTTGAgcaaattttgaattaattatacagtattaaaatattaaagatgTTTCTGGGATGATTGCAAAATTAGTAAAACCGAGAATTGCTTGTTTTATTCTCTAAATTCAAATGGTtgaattcattttgattagtgATGTACTATTTAACAccgtatttaatatttcatgttGTATGCATACATACAATTGTATATACCTCTtgaaagtaataatttattattagtttttaacatcattttttataaatttttacatGTTATTACTAAAACGTTTACTATTCGTTTTGACAGTCTGATGTGGAGCAATGTCGAGTAATAGTTACTAATGGTTACTAATAAATCTTTATACCAAGAAGAAGTCATGTCACGCGGTTTTTAAgtttgaaaagaaataattatcaaatgtTTATTTCGTAAACGTATAATATAAactaatttacatttaactttGGTAAGTATTATGCTgttaataagaaaattttcttttttatatatgtTGAGTAATGAAATACACTGATGTTATTCGTGTTTAACCTCTTATAGACCTTGAATAACTATGCTAAGGATGTTAAGCATACCTCCAAGttcttatttaaatcaatttgGATTacaaaagtattcaaaatattataacctttgtttgaaaagaaatattacatcCAGtactataaaatataaagcaagtttaattgaaaatgaagttaataaatttcaagaaGGACAAGTTATTCATGGTTTTATCGTGGATAAAATTGCAATGGTGGATGAAGTGCATCTAAATGCAATAGAATTGACTCATTTGGGTACTGGGGCACAATATTTACATTTAGCAAGAGACGATAGCAACAATGTATTTTCAATTGCATTTCGTACACCTCCAAAAGATTCTACAGGAGTACCTCACATTTTGGAACATATTACCCTTTGTGGTAGTAAAAGGTATCCATGTAGAGATCCATTCTTCAAAATGCTAAGAAGATCATTAGCTACTTTTATGAATGCTATGACAGGACCTGATTACACTGTATATCCATTTTCTACACAAAACTCAAAAGATTATAGAAATCTACAATCTGTATACTTAGATTCAGTATTTAAACCGCTTTTGAAAGAACTTGATTTTAAACAAGAAGGCTGGAGATTAGAACATGAAGATGTTCATGATAAAAATTCACCTATCATTTTTAAAGGAGTAGTTTTCAACGAAATGAAAGgtgttttcaatgaaaatcaaaCAATATTTGCCGAacaattattgaataaaattctaCCTAGTCATACCTATTCTGTAATTTCTGGAGGAGATCCTCTTGTTATTCCTACTTTAAGATACACTGATctgttaaattttcatcaaactCATTATCATCCTTCTAATTCTCGATTCTACTCATATGGTAATTTTCCCTTAGACGatcatttgaaatttgttaatGAGCAATACTTGTTTCTAGTAGATAAGATTGACACTTCTGCATCAGAGGTTCCTTCAGAAAAACGATGGGATAAACCAAGAAAAGAACACATTGTGTGTAAACCAGATCCCATGATTGCAGATCCTAACCGACAAGGCAGCATAGCTATTGGTTTCTTATGTAATGACATAACAGACATAcagaaaaattttgaaatgcaTATTTTATCTCAACTTCTTTTGAAAGGTCCAAATTCATCGTTTTATAAATCCTTAGTAGAGTCAAATATAGGAATTGCTTTTGGTCCGATGACAGGCTTCGATTCTCAGTGTAAagatacaatatttattgtaaGTTTACTTGGTGTCAAAGCAGATGATTTTGAGAAggtagaaaatatatttaacgaAACTGTACAAAAAGTTATTAAGGAGGAATTTAGTAAGGATCACGTTGAATCTGTTTTACATAGTATTGAACTTCAAACAAAACATCAAACTTCTAGTTTTGGATTacaattactttttaatttaacaccATTATGGAATCATAATGGAGATCTCATAAAATCAATAAGAATCAATGAAGCAATTAGAacatttaaagaaaaaatgaataataatccCAAATATCTTCAAGAATTAGTGAAGACATATTTAATGGATAATACTCATAAATTAACATTGACAATGTTGCCATATGAACAATACGATCATGATAAAGCAGTTGCAGAACGTAAATTGTTAGAGTCGAAATTAAAAGAACTTTCTAAGGAAGAATTAGAACAAATTTATATCGATGGACAAATTTTACTTCAAGAACAACAAAAACAAGTAGATGTAAATGTTCTTCCTACTTTGAAAATAGAAGATATAAAAGTCGATGTAGAACGTTACAAATTAATGGATACAAAAGTAGTTGATGTTCCTGTACAAGTAGCTACTGAACCAACAAATGGTGTATGTTATTACCGAGGAATACTTAATACACAAAACTTGGAACCCGAATTAAAAAGTTTATTACCacttttcaataatattatttcaaaaatgggtacaaaaaattataattacagaaactttgaTCAGTTAATACGACTAAAAACTGGAGGCTTAAATTTTATGAATCACATTGTAGAAcataagaataatttattgcaATACGAAGAAGGAATACTAATAGAATCTTATTGTTTAGATCATAATATAAACGATATGTGGAAATTATGGTTAGAATTGTTTAATAATGTCAAACTGTCTGAAATTGAAAGATTTAAGACGCTTGTTAAAATCAATGCCGCAGATCTGATTAATGGAATTGCAGATTTAGGGCACACATATGCAATGAGTAGTGCAGCCAGTTTGGTTTCTCCAGTtatgaaattcaaagaaaatttgtcAG from Osmia bicornis bicornis chromosome 10, iOsmBic2.1, whole genome shotgun sequence encodes:
- the LOC114881209 gene encoding uncharacterized protein LOC114881209 isoform X4, whose translation is MLTNSPAVFDKMLQSNQRLATGKFSNGFHDDDLLQDIIAAKFTALTNHGTTKCDKIRLLIEDSIRLIEESKTHIQEIFSQIEQLKIEEKLLLYLKLPLSLTNSGATVDPLRQPLNPLGNRYEIHQTIMWIKTHLEEDPDVSLPKQEVYEEYNMYCTRNSMKPLSTADFGKVMKQVYPRVRPRRLGTRGNSRYCYAGMRKRVKLDPPTLPDISGTQIGDEVDENITEEMLGAASTLIREWAENLLGLKFPTLSALARHLVDNLCVDTRSLSAVCILCGSGNSNSSTNKESSTDLHITPISGKSGKLREAQLQLQRKLQQREHIRDQKHRHLDTIIQNQNKEKTVDNKMGVSKGNKKLKFIQSSQGTNPSSGQNALTKISLSAVVTNRQKKIVKANSQPSNISLESNCDNIVVQSIEDIQNSNPSIMTTNCTNTQRDIKSKNSRKRANPVVLNQSSETSPEKQTKLTEQLIQENVEHSNMLLPKLTSIQRPGKISVILGSNLKSTKCKGNEAVDNQPTKNCDIESSTCSKSCIKVNNYPSSFDRSLNTTEDSTVLTKDQIRLLQENVDKTEKLGSIESDALDDYLNGGNNSQEQEEELLQYFQQSNSSSSDVEANAITIDEQVSRSDKVSQVRLILEQNLKAGTVHASSDVLPAAIIRQNVDKREITQKHNLILPTLLNHSNQNNTKRRVSFETNVVEHVQDSNVITNRVPQSPNTRRRIFNFTPISPGPHSPINGRASKSNSANASPFVSPRNTPVPRSRSNLQTSSFRVRAHKSLSRSISCSMPYTNKNDTFVVPTSGPDIIRQTSSTPQLPLISTKSSEVQVDSGTMQISVIPKKEGQGSQCAAFLSSDLAPQKQLLINYPSQENLQEIKNVYRKSQPDQEISELFHNNKQFSNELYRSQSVPLHRMVNPALMSPISTQHCLPSFQSHSFNPSTSSSVAPTPVPSEFNDFGSIGQSEGTSAYLLDDVDPNFISDDQHFLMSDKEITSENITNILNILNVEGTQSLEILPEQPTEEGLIENNSIVLGALPNSNLSLSEEDMLDSSNVLNVPEGGTLQKIIQSRSYPNTPLPVSVCAYAPSYTEDSNGSRSYPSTPLHTVQSQETYQETNEPILSSPTLNSLNLHNESVNESTSISLCRNVVDLLEANFLGETDTETNDLDPLSNFDGLQDVDSLTPLFNEVTEPNR